A window of the Zeugodacus cucurbitae isolate PBARC_wt_2022May chromosome 2, idZeuCucr1.2, whole genome shotgun sequence genome harbors these coding sequences:
- the LOC105218659 gene encoding myosin heavy chain 95F isoform X8 — protein sequence MDFYTKAERHNDKDGVRKMDTQLVWARDPVEGYIQCRISEIGAKEFEVTPVDRKYPKRSCHVDDIFSSCDGPQDHDDNCELMLLNEATFLDNLKTRYYKDKIYTYVANILIAVNPYREISDLYSSATIKQYTGRSLGELPPHVFAIADKAIRDMRVLKSSQSIIVSGESGAGKTESTKYLLKYLCHSSDSAGPIEQKILDANPVLEAFGNAKTTRNNNSSRFGKFIEVHYDAKCQVVGGYISHYLLEKSRICTQSSEERNYHVFYMLLAGAPQQLRDKLNLGKPDDYRYLSGCTQYFANAKTEQLIPAAQKSTNHVKKGPLKDPIIDDYNHFQNLDRALGRLGLSEVNKLEIYSLVAAVLHLGNIAFEEIPDDARGGCQVSETSEKSLTITSKLLGVDPSELRQALVSRVMQSKGGGFKGTVIMVPLKIYEASNARDALAKAIYSRLFDRIVALINQSIPFQASNFYIGVLDIAGFEYFTVNSFEQFCINYCNEKLQKFFNDNILKNEQELYKSEGLNVPEITFTDNQDIIDLIEAKSNGIYTLLDEESKLPKPSAPHFTAEVHKAWSNHYRLGLPRSSRLKAHRTLRDEDGFLVRHFAGAVCYNTEQFIEKNNDALHASLEGLVQECENPLLKTLFPSGSNTALRGKLNFISVGSKFKSQLAELMEKLEKNGTNFIRCIKPNSKMIDRDFEGGLALAQLKCSGTISVLELMEHGYPSRVQFADLYNMYKSVLPPELAKLPPRTFCEAMLQSLNLSSKDFKFGVKKVFFRPGKFVEFDRIMKSDPENLLAIVAKVKKWLIRSRWVKSALGAVCVIKLRNRIKYRNNCVLLIQRTVRGYLARKQHRPRYQGIAKINKIRINAQKTIEIAGGLKKGRDEFINEVNGINRQVDEAIKTIKTNEKISSREIDGLYTVVMANMNKLTVDLNSKLKEQKQAEEQERLRKIQEALEAERRAKEEEERKKLEEEENKRLKAEMESRRKAEELQRLRQEEEDRRAALALQAQLEKEAQDDAKYRQQLEQERRDHELALRLANETNGMVEESPPVIRNGQSDVSPMAPNKLIRSENVRAQQQALGKQKYDLSKWKYSELRDAINTSCDIELLEACRQEFHRRLKVYHAWKAKNRKRTTMEENERAPKSVMEAAYKAPPLAHPKQEITTAQHRYFRIPFMRANAPENTKRGLWYAHFDGQWIARQMELHADKPPILLVAGVDDMQMCELSLEETGLTRKRGAEILEHEFNREWERNGGKPYKNLGANNN from the exons GTGAACTTATGCTGCTGAATGAAGCAACATTTTTGGATAATTTAAAAACACGTTACTATAAAGATAAAATTTAT ACATATGTGGCCAACATACTAATTGCTGTGAATCCCTATCGTGAAATCAGTGATCTCTACTCATCAGCTACAATTAAGCAGTATACTGGACGTTCCTTGGGCGAATTGCCGCCACATGTGTTTGCGATAG CTGATAAGGCCATACGCGATATGCGCGTACTCAAATCGTCACAATCAATTATCGTATCTGGCGAATCGGGTGCTGGCAAAACAGAATCCACCAAGTATCTGCTGAAGTATTTGTGTCATTCCAGCGACAGTGCCGGACCGATTGAGCAAAAAATTCTAGATG CCAATCCCGTGCTGGAGGCTTTTGGTAATGCGAAGACTACGCGCAACAACAACTCGTCGCGTTTCGGCAAGTTCATTGAAGTGCACTATGACGCCAAGTGTCAAGTGGTTGGCGGCTATATTTCCCATTATCTGCTGGAGAAGAGTCGCATATGCACGCAGAGTTCGGAGGAGCGCAACTATCATGTATTCTATATGCTGCTCGCAGGTGCGCCGCAACAGCTGCGCGATAAGCTCAATTTGGGCAAACCGGATGATTATCGG TATCTCTCCGGCTGTACACAGTATTTTGCCAATGCCAAAACGGAACAACTGATTCCGGCTGCGCAAAAATCCACAAATCACGTGAAAAAAGGACCGCTTAAGGATCCCATAATAGATGATTACAATCATTTTCAAAATCTCGATCGCGCACTGGGTCGTCTGGGTTTGAGCGAAGTGAATAAGCTGGAAATCTATTCGCTGGTGGCCGCCGTTTTGCATTTGGGTAATATTGCCTTTGAAGAGATTCCCGATGATGCGCGTGGTGGCTGTCAAGTGTCAGAAACTTCGGAGAAATCACTGACCATTACATCGAAACTCTTGGGTGTGGACCCGTCGGAGTTGAGACAAGCGCTGGTATCGCGCGTGATGCAAAGCAAGGGTGGCGGCTTTAAGGGCACAGTAATTAT GGTACCCTTGAAGATTTACGAGGCCAGCAATGCGCGTGATGCACTTGCCAAAGCAATATACAGTCGTCTGTTTGATCGCATTGTTGCTTTAATTAATCAAAGCATTCCCTTCCAAGCCTCCAACTTCTACATTGGCGTCTTGGATATCGCCGGTTTCGAGTACTTCACTGTGAATTCGTTCGAGCAATTCTGCATTAATTATTGCAATGAGAAACTGCAGAAATTCTTCAACGACAACATACTCAAGAACGAGCAAGAGCTGTACAAGAGCGAGGGTTTGAATGTGCCGGAAATCACATTTACCGATAATCAGGATATCATCGATTTAATCGAAGCGAAGTCGAACGGCATTTATACGCTCTTGGATGAGGAGTCGAAGCTGCCGAAGCCGTCGGCACCGCACTTCACCGCCGAGGTGCACAAGGCGTGGTCAAATCACTACCGTTTGGGTTTGCCGCGCTCATCGCGCTTGAAGGCGCATCGCACGCTAAGGGATGAGGATGGTTTCCTGGTGCGCCACTTTGCTGGCGCTGTCTGCTACAATACG GAgcaatttattgagaaaaacaaTGATGCTTTGCATGCTTCGCTGGAGGGTTTGGTGCAGGAGTGCGAGAACCCGCTGCTAAAAACACTATTTCCATCGGGCAGCAACACAGCATTGCGTGGCAAATTGAATTTCATATCTGTTGGCTCCAAATTCAAATCGCAACTCGCCGAATTGATGGAGAAATTAGAGAAGAAT GGCACTAATTTCATACGTTGCATCAAGCCAAACAGCAAAATGATCGATCGCGATTTCGAGGGTGGCTTAGCTTTGGCACAACTCAAATGCTCCGGCACAATTTCGGTGCTGGAGCTCATGGAGCATGGATATCCGTCGCGCGTGCAGTTCGCCGATTTGTATAACATGTACAAATCGGTTCTGCCACCTGAGTTAGCCAAGTTGCCGCCACGCACTTTCTGCGAGGCCATGTTGCAATCGCTCAATCTCAGCTCAAAGGATTTCAAGTTTGGCGTGAAGAAGGTATTCTTCCGCCCTGGCAAGTTCGTTGAATTCGATCGCATTATGAAATCTGATCCAGAAAATCTGTTGGCGATCGTGGCTAAGGTCAAGAAATGGTTGATACGTTCACGCTGGGTGAAGTCGGCACTCGGCGCTGTGTGTGTGATCAAGT TACGTAATCGCATCAAGTATCGCAACAATTGTGTTCTACTTATACAACGCACTGTGCGTGGCTATTTGGCGCGCAAACAGCATCGTCCGCGCTATCAAGGCATCGCAAAGATCAACAAAATCCGCATTAATGCGCAAAAGACTATTGAAATTGCCGGTGGCCTGAAGAAGGGTCGCGATGAGTTTATTAACGAAGTGAATGGTATAAATCGCCAAGTGGACGAAGCCATAAAAACGATTAAG ACAAACGAGAAAATATCCTCAAGAGAAATCGATGGCCTCTACACCGTCGTTATGGCCAATATGAATAAGCTCACTGTTGATTTGAACTCCAAATTGAAG GAACAAAAGCAGGCAGAAGAGCAAGAACGTCTGCGCAAAATACAGGAAGCGCTCGAGGCAGAACGACGCGCCAAGGAGGAGGAAGAGCGCAAGAAACTTGAAGAGGAAGAAAACAAACGACT CAAAGCTGAAATGGAATCGCGCCGAAAGGCCGAAGAGCTGCAGCGGCTTAGACAAGAGGAGGAGGATCGCAGGGCCGCTTTGGCGTTGCAAGCACAACTGGAGAAGGAAGCACAAGACGACGCCAAGTACAGGCAGCAATTGGAGCAGGAACGGCGTGATCATGAATTGGCATTGCGTTTGGCCAACGAAACCAATGGCATGGTTGAGGAAAGTCCACCGGTTATACGCAA TGGTCAAAGTGATGTGTCGCCCATGGCTCCCAACAAACTTATCAG ATCTGAAAACGTCCGCGCTCAACAACAGGCGTTGGGTAAGCAGAAATACGATTTGTCTAAATGGAAATACTCGGAGTTACGTGATGCTATTAACACATCCTGTGATATTGAGTTGCTCGAA GCTTGCCGTCAAGAGTTCCATCGCCGCTTGAAGGTCTACCACGCCTGGAAGGCAAAGAATCGCAAACGCACCACCATGGAGGAGAATGAGCGGGCACCGAAGAGCGTGATGGAAGCAG CTTACAAGGCACCACCTTTGGCTCATCCGAAACAGGAAATCACTACTGCTCAGCATCGTTACTTCCGTATACCATTCATGCGTGCAAATGCGCCCGAAAACA CTAAACGCGGTCTCTGGTATGCACACTTTGATGGACAATGGATAGCGCGACAAATGGAGTTGCACGCAGACAAGCCGCCCATACTGCTGGTGGCTG GCGTGGATGACATGCAAATGTGCGAACTTAGTCTGGAGGAGACCGGTTTAACACGCAAACGTGGCGCTGAGATTTTGGAGCATGAATTTAATCGTGAATGGGAACGCAACGGCGGCAAACCTTATAAAAATCTGGGTGctaataataactaa
- the LOC105218659 gene encoding myosin heavy chain 95F isoform X7, which yields MSPVLHCENKPTKELEKLRKMDTQLVWARDPVEGYIQCRISEIGAKEFEVTPVDRKYPKRSCHVDDIFSSCDGPQDHDDNCELMLLNEATFLDNLKTRYYKDKIYTYVANILIAVNPYREISDLYSSATIKQYTGRSLGELPPHVFAIADKAIRDMRVLKSSQSIIVSGESGAGKTESTKYLLKYLCHSSDSAGPIEQKILDANPVLEAFGNAKTTRNNNSSRFGKFIEVHYDAKCQVVGGYISHYLLEKSRICTQSSEERNYHVFYMLLAGAPQQLRDKLNLGKPDDYRYLSGCTQYFANAKTEQLIPAAQKSTNHVKKGPLKDPIIDDYNHFQNLDRALGRLGLSEVNKLEIYSLVAAVLHLGNIAFEEIPDDARGGCQVSETSEKSLTITSKLLGVDPSELRQALVSRVMQSKGGGFKGTVIMVPLKIYEASNARDALAKAIYSRLFDRIVALINQSIPFQASNFYIGVLDIAGFEYFTVNSFEQFCINYCNEKLQKFFNDNILKNEQELYKSEGLNVPEITFTDNQDIIDLIEAKSNGIYTLLDEESKLPKPSAPHFTAEVHKAWSNHYRLGLPRSSRLKAHRTLRDEDGFLVRHFAGAVCYNTEQFIEKNNDALHASLEGLVQECENPLLKTLFPSGSNTALRGKLNFISVGSKFKSQLAELMEKLEKNGTNFIRCIKPNSKMIDRDFEGGLALAQLKCSGTISVLELMEHGYPSRVQFADLYNMYKSVLPPELAKLPPRTFCEAMLQSLNLSSKDFKFGVKKVFFRPGKFVEFDRIMKSDPENLLAIVAKVKKWLIRSRWVKSALGAVCVIKLRNRIKYRNNCVLLIQRTVRGYLARKQHRPRYQGIAKINKIRINAQKTIEIAGGLKKGRDEFINEVNGINRQVDEAIKTIKTNEKISSREIDGLYTVVMANMNKLTVDLNSKLKEQKQAEEQERLRKIQEALEAERRAKEEEERKKLEEEENKRLKAEMESRRKAEELQRLRQEEEDRRAALALQAQLEKEAQDDAKYRQQLEQERRDHELALRLANETNGMVEESPPVIRNGQSDVSPMAPNKLIRSENVRAQQQALGKQKYDLSKWKYSELRDAINTSCDIELLEACRQEFHRRLKVYHAWKAKNRKRTTMEENERAPKSVMEAAYKAPPLAHPKQEITTAQHRYFRIPFMRANAPENTKRGLWYAHFDGQWIARQMELHADKPPILLVAGVDDMQMCELSLEETGLTRKRGAEILEHEFNREWERNGGKPYKNLGANNN from the exons GTGAACTTATGCTGCTGAATGAAGCAACATTTTTGGATAATTTAAAAACACGTTACTATAAAGATAAAATTTAT ACATATGTGGCCAACATACTAATTGCTGTGAATCCCTATCGTGAAATCAGTGATCTCTACTCATCAGCTACAATTAAGCAGTATACTGGACGTTCCTTGGGCGAATTGCCGCCACATGTGTTTGCGATAG CTGATAAGGCCATACGCGATATGCGCGTACTCAAATCGTCACAATCAATTATCGTATCTGGCGAATCGGGTGCTGGCAAAACAGAATCCACCAAGTATCTGCTGAAGTATTTGTGTCATTCCAGCGACAGTGCCGGACCGATTGAGCAAAAAATTCTAGATG CCAATCCCGTGCTGGAGGCTTTTGGTAATGCGAAGACTACGCGCAACAACAACTCGTCGCGTTTCGGCAAGTTCATTGAAGTGCACTATGACGCCAAGTGTCAAGTGGTTGGCGGCTATATTTCCCATTATCTGCTGGAGAAGAGTCGCATATGCACGCAGAGTTCGGAGGAGCGCAACTATCATGTATTCTATATGCTGCTCGCAGGTGCGCCGCAACAGCTGCGCGATAAGCTCAATTTGGGCAAACCGGATGATTATCGG TATCTCTCCGGCTGTACACAGTATTTTGCCAATGCCAAAACGGAACAACTGATTCCGGCTGCGCAAAAATCCACAAATCACGTGAAAAAAGGACCGCTTAAGGATCCCATAATAGATGATTACAATCATTTTCAAAATCTCGATCGCGCACTGGGTCGTCTGGGTTTGAGCGAAGTGAATAAGCTGGAAATCTATTCGCTGGTGGCCGCCGTTTTGCATTTGGGTAATATTGCCTTTGAAGAGATTCCCGATGATGCGCGTGGTGGCTGTCAAGTGTCAGAAACTTCGGAGAAATCACTGACCATTACATCGAAACTCTTGGGTGTGGACCCGTCGGAGTTGAGACAAGCGCTGGTATCGCGCGTGATGCAAAGCAAGGGTGGCGGCTTTAAGGGCACAGTAATTAT GGTACCCTTGAAGATTTACGAGGCCAGCAATGCGCGTGATGCACTTGCCAAAGCAATATACAGTCGTCTGTTTGATCGCATTGTTGCTTTAATTAATCAAAGCATTCCCTTCCAAGCCTCCAACTTCTACATTGGCGTCTTGGATATCGCCGGTTTCGAGTACTTCACTGTGAATTCGTTCGAGCAATTCTGCATTAATTATTGCAATGAGAAACTGCAGAAATTCTTCAACGACAACATACTCAAGAACGAGCAAGAGCTGTACAAGAGCGAGGGTTTGAATGTGCCGGAAATCACATTTACCGATAATCAGGATATCATCGATTTAATCGAAGCGAAGTCGAACGGCATTTATACGCTCTTGGATGAGGAGTCGAAGCTGCCGAAGCCGTCGGCACCGCACTTCACCGCCGAGGTGCACAAGGCGTGGTCAAATCACTACCGTTTGGGTTTGCCGCGCTCATCGCGCTTGAAGGCGCATCGCACGCTAAGGGATGAGGATGGTTTCCTGGTGCGCCACTTTGCTGGCGCTGTCTGCTACAATACG GAgcaatttattgagaaaaacaaTGATGCTTTGCATGCTTCGCTGGAGGGTTTGGTGCAGGAGTGCGAGAACCCGCTGCTAAAAACACTATTTCCATCGGGCAGCAACACAGCATTGCGTGGCAAATTGAATTTCATATCTGTTGGCTCCAAATTCAAATCGCAACTCGCCGAATTGATGGAGAAATTAGAGAAGAAT GGCACTAATTTCATACGTTGCATCAAGCCAAACAGCAAAATGATCGATCGCGATTTCGAGGGTGGCTTAGCTTTGGCACAACTCAAATGCTCCGGCACAATTTCGGTGCTGGAGCTCATGGAGCATGGATATCCGTCGCGCGTGCAGTTCGCCGATTTGTATAACATGTACAAATCGGTTCTGCCACCTGAGTTAGCCAAGTTGCCGCCACGCACTTTCTGCGAGGCCATGTTGCAATCGCTCAATCTCAGCTCAAAGGATTTCAAGTTTGGCGTGAAGAAGGTATTCTTCCGCCCTGGCAAGTTCGTTGAATTCGATCGCATTATGAAATCTGATCCAGAAAATCTGTTGGCGATCGTGGCTAAGGTCAAGAAATGGTTGATACGTTCACGCTGGGTGAAGTCGGCACTCGGCGCTGTGTGTGTGATCAAGT TACGTAATCGCATCAAGTATCGCAACAATTGTGTTCTACTTATACAACGCACTGTGCGTGGCTATTTGGCGCGCAAACAGCATCGTCCGCGCTATCAAGGCATCGCAAAGATCAACAAAATCCGCATTAATGCGCAAAAGACTATTGAAATTGCCGGTGGCCTGAAGAAGGGTCGCGATGAGTTTATTAACGAAGTGAATGGTATAAATCGCCAAGTGGACGAAGCCATAAAAACGATTAAG ACAAACGAGAAAATATCCTCAAGAGAAATCGATGGCCTCTACACCGTCGTTATGGCCAATATGAATAAGCTCACTGTTGATTTGAACTCCAAATTGAAG GAACAAAAGCAGGCAGAAGAGCAAGAACGTCTGCGCAAAATACAGGAAGCGCTCGAGGCAGAACGACGCGCCAAGGAGGAGGAAGAGCGCAAGAAACTTGAAGAGGAAGAAAACAAACGACT CAAAGCTGAAATGGAATCGCGCCGAAAGGCCGAAGAGCTGCAGCGGCTTAGACAAGAGGAGGAGGATCGCAGGGCCGCTTTGGCGTTGCAAGCACAACTGGAGAAGGAAGCACAAGACGACGCCAAGTACAGGCAGCAATTGGAGCAGGAACGGCGTGATCATGAATTGGCATTGCGTTTGGCCAACGAAACCAATGGCATGGTTGAGGAAAGTCCACCGGTTATACGCAA TGGTCAAAGTGATGTGTCGCCCATGGCTCCCAACAAACTTATCAG ATCTGAAAACGTCCGCGCTCAACAACAGGCGTTGGGTAAGCAGAAATACGATTTGTCTAAATGGAAATACTCGGAGTTACGTGATGCTATTAACACATCCTGTGATATTGAGTTGCTCGAA GCTTGCCGTCAAGAGTTCCATCGCCGCTTGAAGGTCTACCACGCCTGGAAGGCAAAGAATCGCAAACGCACCACCATGGAGGAGAATGAGCGGGCACCGAAGAGCGTGATGGAAGCAG CTTACAAGGCACCACCTTTGGCTCATCCGAAACAGGAAATCACTACTGCTCAGCATCGTTACTTCCGTATACCATTCATGCGTGCAAATGCGCCCGAAAACA CTAAACGCGGTCTCTGGTATGCACACTTTGATGGACAATGGATAGCGCGACAAATGGAGTTGCACGCAGACAAGCCGCCCATACTGCTGGTGGCTG GCGTGGATGACATGCAAATGTGCGAACTTAGTCTGGAGGAGACCGGTTTAACACGCAAACGTGGCGCTGAGATTTTGGAGCATGAATTTAATCGTGAATGGGAACGCAACGGCGGCAAACCTTATAAAAATCTGGGTGctaataataactaa
- the LOC105218659 gene encoding myosin heavy chain 95F isoform X1, with translation MSPVLHCENKPTKELEKLRKMDTQLVWARDPVEGYIQCRISEIGAKEFEVTPVDRKYPKRSCHVDDIFSSCDGPQDHDDNCELMLLNEATFLDNLKTRYYKDKIYTYVANILIAVNPYREISDLYSSATIKQYTGRSLGELPPHVFAIADKAIRDMRVLKSSQSIIVSGESGAGKTESTKYLLKYLCHSSDSAGPIEQKILDANPVLEAFGNAKTTRNNNSSRFGKFIEVHYDAKCQVVGGYISHYLLEKSRICTQSSEERNYHVFYMLLAGAPQQLRDKLNLGKPDDYRYLSGCTQYFANAKTEQLIPAAQKSTNHVKKGPLKDPIIDDYNHFQNLDRALGRLGLSEVNKLEIYSLVAAVLHLGNIAFEEIPDDARGGCQVSETSEKSLTITSKLLGVDPSELRQALVSRVMQSKGGGFKGTVIMVPLKIYEASNARDALAKAIYSRLFDRIVALINQSIPFQASNFYIGVLDIAGFEYFTVNSFEQFCINYCNEKLQKFFNDNILKNEQELYKSEGLNVPEITFTDNQDIIDLIEAKSNGIYTLLDEESKLPKPSAPHFTAEVHKAWSNHYRLGLPRSSRLKAHRTLRDEDGFLVRHFAGAVCYNTEQFIEKNNDALHASLEGLVQECENPLLKTLFPSGSNTALRGKLNFISVGSKFKSQLAELMEKLEKNGTNFIRCIKPNSKMIDRDFEGGLALAQLKCSGTISVLELMEHGYPSRVQFADLYNMYKSVLPPELAKLPPRTFCEAMLQSLNLSSKDFKFGVKKVFFRPGKFVEFDRIMKSDPENLLAIVAKVKKWLIRSRWVKSALGAVCVIKLRNRIKYRNNCVLLIQRTVRGYLARKQHRPRYQGIAKINKIRINAQKTIEIAGGLKKGRDEFINEVNGINRQVDEAIKTIKFFLFQTNEKISSREIDGLYTVVMANMNKLTVDLNSKLKEQKQAEEQERLRKIQEALEAERRAKEEEERKKLEEEENKRLKAEMESRRKAEELQRLRQEEEDRRAALALQAQLEKEAQDDAKYRQQLEQERRDHELALRLANETNGMVEESPPVIRNGQSDVSPMAPNKLIRSENVRAQQQALGKQKYDLSKWKYSELRDAINTSCDIELLEACRQEFHRRLKVYHAWKAKNRKRTTMEENERAPKSVMEAAYKAPPLAHPKQEITTAQHRYFRIPFMRANAPENSEHNFKIIILLFFFLIYSSLAKRGLWYAHFDGQWIARQMELHADKPPILLVAGVDDMQMCELSLEETGLTRKRGAEILEHEFNREWERNGGKPYKNLGANNN, from the exons GTGAACTTATGCTGCTGAATGAAGCAACATTTTTGGATAATTTAAAAACACGTTACTATAAAGATAAAATTTAT ACATATGTGGCCAACATACTAATTGCTGTGAATCCCTATCGTGAAATCAGTGATCTCTACTCATCAGCTACAATTAAGCAGTATACTGGACGTTCCTTGGGCGAATTGCCGCCACATGTGTTTGCGATAG CTGATAAGGCCATACGCGATATGCGCGTACTCAAATCGTCACAATCAATTATCGTATCTGGCGAATCGGGTGCTGGCAAAACAGAATCCACCAAGTATCTGCTGAAGTATTTGTGTCATTCCAGCGACAGTGCCGGACCGATTGAGCAAAAAATTCTAGATG CCAATCCCGTGCTGGAGGCTTTTGGTAATGCGAAGACTACGCGCAACAACAACTCGTCGCGTTTCGGCAAGTTCATTGAAGTGCACTATGACGCCAAGTGTCAAGTGGTTGGCGGCTATATTTCCCATTATCTGCTGGAGAAGAGTCGCATATGCACGCAGAGTTCGGAGGAGCGCAACTATCATGTATTCTATATGCTGCTCGCAGGTGCGCCGCAACAGCTGCGCGATAAGCTCAATTTGGGCAAACCGGATGATTATCGG TATCTCTCCGGCTGTACACAGTATTTTGCCAATGCCAAAACGGAACAACTGATTCCGGCTGCGCAAAAATCCACAAATCACGTGAAAAAAGGACCGCTTAAGGATCCCATAATAGATGATTACAATCATTTTCAAAATCTCGATCGCGCACTGGGTCGTCTGGGTTTGAGCGAAGTGAATAAGCTGGAAATCTATTCGCTGGTGGCCGCCGTTTTGCATTTGGGTAATATTGCCTTTGAAGAGATTCCCGATGATGCGCGTGGTGGCTGTCAAGTGTCAGAAACTTCGGAGAAATCACTGACCATTACATCGAAACTCTTGGGTGTGGACCCGTCGGAGTTGAGACAAGCGCTGGTATCGCGCGTGATGCAAAGCAAGGGTGGCGGCTTTAAGGGCACAGTAATTAT GGTACCCTTGAAGATTTACGAGGCCAGCAATGCGCGTGATGCACTTGCCAAAGCAATATACAGTCGTCTGTTTGATCGCATTGTTGCTTTAATTAATCAAAGCATTCCCTTCCAAGCCTCCAACTTCTACATTGGCGTCTTGGATATCGCCGGTTTCGAGTACTTCACTGTGAATTCGTTCGAGCAATTCTGCATTAATTATTGCAATGAGAAACTGCAGAAATTCTTCAACGACAACATACTCAAGAACGAGCAAGAGCTGTACAAGAGCGAGGGTTTGAATGTGCCGGAAATCACATTTACCGATAATCAGGATATCATCGATTTAATCGAAGCGAAGTCGAACGGCATTTATACGCTCTTGGATGAGGAGTCGAAGCTGCCGAAGCCGTCGGCACCGCACTTCACCGCCGAGGTGCACAAGGCGTGGTCAAATCACTACCGTTTGGGTTTGCCGCGCTCATCGCGCTTGAAGGCGCATCGCACGCTAAGGGATGAGGATGGTTTCCTGGTGCGCCACTTTGCTGGCGCTGTCTGCTACAATACG GAgcaatttattgagaaaaacaaTGATGCTTTGCATGCTTCGCTGGAGGGTTTGGTGCAGGAGTGCGAGAACCCGCTGCTAAAAACACTATTTCCATCGGGCAGCAACACAGCATTGCGTGGCAAATTGAATTTCATATCTGTTGGCTCCAAATTCAAATCGCAACTCGCCGAATTGATGGAGAAATTAGAGAAGAAT GGCACTAATTTCATACGTTGCATCAAGCCAAACAGCAAAATGATCGATCGCGATTTCGAGGGTGGCTTAGCTTTGGCACAACTCAAATGCTCCGGCACAATTTCGGTGCTGGAGCTCATGGAGCATGGATATCCGTCGCGCGTGCAGTTCGCCGATTTGTATAACATGTACAAATCGGTTCTGCCACCTGAGTTAGCCAAGTTGCCGCCACGCACTTTCTGCGAGGCCATGTTGCAATCGCTCAATCTCAGCTCAAAGGATTTCAAGTTTGGCGTGAAGAAGGTATTCTTCCGCCCTGGCAAGTTCGTTGAATTCGATCGCATTATGAAATCTGATCCAGAAAATCTGTTGGCGATCGTGGCTAAGGTCAAGAAATGGTTGATACGTTCACGCTGGGTGAAGTCGGCACTCGGCGCTGTGTGTGTGATCAAGT TACGTAATCGCATCAAGTATCGCAACAATTGTGTTCTACTTATACAACGCACTGTGCGTGGCTATTTGGCGCGCAAACAGCATCGTCCGCGCTATCAAGGCATCGCAAAGATCAACAAAATCCGCATTAATGCGCAAAAGACTATTGAAATTGCCGGTGGCCTGAAGAAGGGTCGCGATGAGTTTATTAACGAAGTGAATGGTATAAATCGCCAAGTGGACGAAGCCATAAAAACGATTAAG TTCTTTTTATTTCAGACAAACGAGAAAATATCCTCAAGAGAAATCGATGGCCTCTACACCGTCGTTATGGCCAATATGAATAAGCTCACTGTTGATTTGAACTCCAAATTGAAG GAACAAAAGCAGGCAGAAGAGCAAGAACGTCTGCGCAAAATACAGGAAGCGCTCGAGGCAGAACGACGCGCCAAGGAGGAGGAAGAGCGCAAGAAACTTGAAGAGGAAGAAAACAAACGACT CAAAGCTGAAATGGAATCGCGCCGAAAGGCCGAAGAGCTGCAGCGGCTTAGACAAGAGGAGGAGGATCGCAGGGCCGCTTTGGCGTTGCAAGCACAACTGGAGAAGGAAGCACAAGACGACGCCAAGTACAGGCAGCAATTGGAGCAGGAACGGCGTGATCATGAATTGGCATTGCGTTTGGCCAACGAAACCAATGGCATGGTTGAGGAAAGTCCACCGGTTATACGCAA TGGTCAAAGTGATGTGTCGCCCATGGCTCCCAACAAACTTATCAG ATCTGAAAACGTCCGCGCTCAACAACAGGCGTTGGGTAAGCAGAAATACGATTTGTCTAAATGGAAATACTCGGAGTTACGTGATGCTATTAACACATCCTGTGATATTGAGTTGCTCGAA GCTTGCCGTCAAGAGTTCCATCGCCGCTTGAAGGTCTACCACGCCTGGAAGGCAAAGAATCGCAAACGCACCACCATGGAGGAGAATGAGCGGGCACCGAAGAGCGTGATGGAAGCAG CTTACAAGGCACCACCTTTGGCTCATCCGAAACAGGAAATCACTACTGCTCAGCATCGTTACTTCCGTATACCATTCATGCGTGCAAATGCGCCCGAAAACAGTGAGCAcaactttaaaattataatattattatttttttttttaatttactcttCATTAGCTAAACGCGGTCTCTGGTATGCACACTTTGATGGACAATGGATAGCGCGACAAATGGAGTTGCACGCAGACAAGCCGCCCATACTGCTGGTGGCTG GCGTGGATGACATGCAAATGTGCGAACTTAGTCTGGAGGAGACCGGTTTAACACGCAAACGTGGCGCTGAGATTTTGGAGCATGAATTTAATCGTGAATGGGAACGCAACGGCGGCAAACCTTATAAAAATCTGGGTGctaataataactaa